The following proteins are co-located in the Terriglobia bacterium genome:
- the rpsO gene encoding 30S ribosomal protein S15 produces the protein MSLTREKKTGIVDAYRTHSTDTGSPEVQIAILSERIAYLTEHFKVHAKDHHSRRGLLKMVGKRRRLLDYLKSKDINRYRTVIERLGMRK, from the coding sequence TTGTCGCTCACGAGGGAAAAGAAGACCGGGATTGTCGACGCCTATCGCACCCACAGTACTGATACCGGGTCGCCTGAAGTTCAGATTGCCATTCTGAGCGAAAGGATCGCCTACCTGACGGAGCATTTCAAAGTGCACGCCAAGGATCATCATTCCCGCAGAGGATTGCTGAAAATGGTCGGCAAAAGGCGTCGCCTGCTGGATTATCTCAAATCAAAGGATATCAATCGTTACCGAACCGTGATCGAACGGCTCGGGATGCGCAAATAG
- the pnp gene encoding polyribonucleotide nucleotidyltransferase, with translation MKYRVATEIGGLEFSIEMGKVATQADGAAYVSYGDTVVLATACALKEPREGVDFFPLTVDYRENTYAAGKIPGGFFKREGRPSEKEILTSRLIDRPLRPLFPEGYCSEVQVIALVLSADKENDPDVMSITGASTALYCSPIPFNDPIAGVRVGLMDGQLVANPPFTKLKDSSLNLIVAGTEDAIVMVEAGAQQITEETMIEALDFAHDNIRKLIALQKELYAMIQPVKREIVKPVLDQAEYARIEQAYGQAISDALHIKGKLNSYGRLDEISKEIVSPIPEEEEERRSQASAIFQHIMEKIFRKEILSDRIRPDGRRFDEIRPITIEVGLLPRTHGSALFTRGETQALVTATLGTADDEQRMDTLEGESFKRFMLHYNFPPFSVGEVKPLRGPGRREIGHGALAERSILPVMPVEEAFPYTVRVVSDILESNGSSSMATICGGILALMDAGVPIASPVAGVAMGLVKEGDKYAVLTDIAGAEDHYGDMDFKVAGTAKGITGLQMDIKIGGITRQIMAEALAQAKEGRLFILQRMVDALGAPRSEISTYAPRIITIQIPKDKIGGVIGSGGKTIRGIIEQTGVKIDIEDDGKVNIASTDSESAQKAIRIIEDLVMEAEVGKTYLGTVTRLVDFGAFVEIFPGTEGLLHISEVADYRVQDINSELKLGEQVLVKVLSIEPPNKIRLSRKAVLREAAGLPPAEPSSRPPRRGDRPPRGGGHERGGRDRERRPGGGGGRRFNH, from the coding sequence ATGAAGTATAGAGTTGCCACCGAGATCGGTGGACTGGAATTCAGTATCGAAATGGGCAAAGTTGCCACACAGGCAGACGGTGCAGCTTATGTCAGTTACGGTGACACGGTTGTGCTCGCCACCGCCTGCGCTTTGAAGGAACCCCGTGAAGGGGTCGATTTTTTCCCCCTCACGGTGGACTATCGCGAGAACACATATGCGGCGGGGAAGATCCCCGGCGGATTCTTCAAGCGCGAGGGGAGGCCGAGTGAGAAGGAAATTCTCACGTCGCGGTTGATCGACCGCCCGTTGCGGCCGCTGTTTCCCGAAGGCTACTGCAGCGAAGTTCAGGTCATAGCCCTGGTGCTTTCGGCCGACAAGGAAAATGATCCCGATGTGATGAGCATTACGGGTGCCTCAACGGCCTTGTACTGCTCGCCGATTCCCTTCAACGACCCGATCGCTGGGGTGCGCGTGGGGCTGATGGACGGACAGTTGGTGGCCAACCCGCCCTTCACCAAGCTCAAGGACAGCAGCCTGAACCTGATCGTGGCCGGCACTGAGGATGCGATCGTCATGGTCGAGGCAGGGGCGCAGCAGATCACGGAAGAGACCATGATTGAGGCGCTCGATTTTGCCCACGACAACATCCGCAAGCTGATCGCCCTGCAGAAGGAATTGTACGCGATGATTCAGCCGGTGAAGCGCGAGATCGTCAAGCCGGTTCTGGATCAGGCCGAATACGCACGCATCGAGCAGGCCTACGGTCAGGCGATCTCCGACGCGCTGCATATCAAAGGGAAGCTCAACAGCTACGGCAGGCTGGACGAAATCTCCAAGGAAATCGTCAGTCCCATACCCGAAGAAGAAGAGGAGCGCCGATCCCAGGCCAGCGCCATCTTCCAGCACATCATGGAGAAGATCTTTCGCAAGGAGATCCTCAGTGACAGGATCCGGCCGGATGGCCGCCGCTTTGACGAAATCCGCCCGATCACCATCGAGGTGGGATTGCTGCCTCGGACTCACGGTTCTGCCCTGTTCACACGTGGCGAAACCCAGGCGCTGGTGACGGCGACATTGGGGACAGCTGACGACGAGCAGCGCATGGATACGCTCGAAGGCGAATCGTTCAAGCGCTTCATGCTGCACTACAACTTCCCGCCTTTCAGCGTCGGTGAAGTCAAGCCACTGCGCGGTCCCGGACGGCGCGAGATCGGCCATGGAGCCCTGGCCGAAAGGAGCATCCTCCCTGTTATGCCGGTCGAAGAGGCCTTTCCCTACACGGTGCGGGTCGTTTCGGACATCCTGGAGAGCAACGGCTCATCTTCGATGGCTACGATCTGCGGCGGCATTCTGGCGCTCATGGATGCCGGCGTGCCGATTGCCTCTCCGGTGGCGGGCGTGGCCATGGGATTGGTCAAGGAAGGCGACAAATATGCGGTGCTGACAGACATCGCCGGGGCCGAAGACCACTACGGAGACATGGACTTCAAGGTCGCGGGGACTGCCAAGGGGATCACCGGCCTGCAAATGGACATCAAGATCGGGGGCATTACCCGCCAGATTATGGCCGAGGCCCTGGCTCAGGCCAAGGAGGGGCGCCTTTTCATTCTGCAGCGCATGGTTGACGCACTGGGCGCGCCGCGCTCCGAGATCTCCACCTATGCGCCCCGCATCATCACGATCCAGATTCCAAAGGACAAGATCGGTGGCGTGATCGGCAGCGGCGGCAAGACCATTCGCGGGATTATCGAGCAGACCGGCGTGAAGATCGACATCGAGGACGACGGCAAGGTCAACATCGCGTCGACGGATTCGGAGTCGGCTCAAAAGGCGATCCGGATCATCGAAGACCTGGTCATGGAAGCTGAGGTGGGGAAGACATATCTCGGCACGGTTACCCGGTTGGTCGATTTCGGCGCTTTCGTGGAAATCTTCCCCGGCACAGAGGGCCTGCTGCATATCTCCGAAGTGGCCGACTATCGCGTTCAGGACATCAACAGCGAACTCAAGCTTGGTGAACAGGTCCTGGTGAAGGTCCTCAGCATCGAGCCTCCGAACAAGATCCGTTTGAGCCGCAAAGCCGTTCTGCGCGAGGCGGCGGGCCTGCCGCCTGCGGAACCCAGCTCGCGACCGCCCCGGCGCGGAGACAGACCGCCGCGTGGAGGTGGACACGAGCGCGGCGGCCGTGACCGGGAACGGAGGCCAGGCGGGGGCGGTGGCCGGCGCTTCAACCACTGA
- the larB gene encoding nickel pincer cofactor biosynthesis protein LarB: MHRNDILNLLEQVQKGALTPHQGVKRLESLPFEDLGFARVDHHRTLRQGFPEVIFGLKKKPGHVAAIVRSLLPQKTNILITRCPRNVYAAVRRVTRKAQYHEMAQAASIIQDATIHGDGIIHVVCAGTSDIPVAEEAVLTARVMGNEVETTFDAGVAGIHRLLSAREALARARAIIVVAGMEGALPSVVGGMVSVPVIAVPTSIGYGSSFGGLTALLAMLNSCASNVTVVNIDNGFGAGFVASLINRKRS, translated from the coding sequence ATGCACCGAAACGACATCCTGAATCTTCTCGAACAGGTTCAAAAGGGGGCGCTGACGCCTCATCAGGGAGTGAAGCGCCTGGAGAGCCTTCCCTTCGAAGATTTGGGCTTCGCGCGGGTTGATCATCATCGCACCCTGCGGCAGGGTTTCCCCGAAGTGATTTTCGGCCTGAAGAAAAAACCCGGGCATGTGGCTGCCATCGTGCGCAGCCTGCTGCCGCAAAAGACCAACATTCTCATTACCCGCTGTCCTCGGAATGTTTACGCCGCCGTGCGGCGGGTGACCCGGAAGGCGCAATACCATGAGATGGCTCAGGCTGCCAGCATCATTCAGGATGCCACGATCCACGGCGACGGGATAATCCATGTTGTTTGCGCCGGCACCTCCGACATTCCGGTGGCGGAGGAAGCAGTGCTGACCGCACGCGTGATGGGAAATGAAGTCGAAACCACTTTTGATGCCGGTGTGGCAGGGATTCATCGCCTGCTGAGCGCGCGCGAGGCTCTGGCACGCGCCCGGGCCATCATCGTGGTTGCCGGGATGGAGGGGGCTCTGCCCAGCGTGGTGGGCGGAATGGTGAGTGTCCCCGTGATCGCTGTCCCTACCAGTATCGGCTACGGCAGCTCCTTTGGCGGGCTCACCGCGTTGCTTGCCATGCTGAACAGTTGCGCGTCGAACGTAACGGTAGTCAACATCGACAACGGCTTCGGCGCGGGTTTCGTCGCCAGCCTGATCAACCGCAAAAGATCGTGA